Proteins from a genomic interval of Nerophis lumbriciformis linkage group LG01, RoL_Nlum_v2.1, whole genome shotgun sequence:
- the dnajc5ab gene encoding dnaJ homolog subfamily C member 5 produces the protein MEQQRQRALSTSGESLYIVLGVDKSATTEDIKKCYRKLALKFHPDKNPDNPEAAEKFKEINNAHSILSDGTKKNIYDKYGSLGLYVAEQFGEENVNTYFVLSSWWAKALFVFCCLSTGCYFCCCLCCCCNCCCGKCKPRPPMDQEPEFYVSPEDLEAQMTADERDGSNEPIVMQPSSATETTQLTADAHHSYRTDAY, from the exons ATGGAGCAGCAGAGGCAGAGAGCTCTGTCCACGTCAGGGGAGTCGCTGTACATTGTGCTGGGAGTGGACAAGAGCGCCACCACAGAGGACATCAAGAAATGTTACAG GAAACTGGCGTTAAAGTTTCACCCGGATAAGAATCCCGACAATCCGGAAGCTGCGGAGAAGTTCAAGGAGATCAACAACGCCCACTCCATCCTGAGCGACGGCACCAAGAAGAACATCTACGACAAGTACGGTTCTCTGGGTCTGTACGTGGCCGAACAGTTTGGAGAGGAGAACGTCAACACCTACTTTGTTCTGTCCAGCTGGTGGGCCAAG gCCTTGTTTGTCTTCTGCTGCTTGTCCACCGGCTGTTACTTCTGCTGCTGTCTGTGCTGCTGCTGCAACTGCTGCTGTGGCAAATGTAAACCTCGGCCCCCCATGGACCAGGAGCCCGAGTTCTACGTGTCCCCCGAGGACCTGGAGGCCCAGATGACAGCAGACGAAAGAG ATGGCAGCAACGAGCCCATCGTGATGCAGCCGTCCTCCGCCACAGAAACCACACAGCTCACTGCCGACGCCCACCACAGCTACAGAACGGACGCAtactag